One Danaus plexippus chromosome 29 unlocalized genomic scaffold, MEX_DaPlex mxdp_37, whole genome shotgun sequence DNA segment encodes these proteins:
- the LOC116776833 gene encoding serine/arginine repetitive matrix protein 1 isoform X2, whose protein sequence is MSSRRNGSVSRAAEAASKNRLHMDRNPQHSRITDPSNPAGRRKEIDNVMKRARQASPGSWDRKLLEVEEKDPNRSPIARRSRSPIGRRSRSPVGRRSRTPVHRSPRKSRSRSQRRSPRRSPRRSPVRRSPIRRRRSPSPRPRRARPPPPAPPRGARPPSPPAPRKSSPSGSSGSSCSDESCSVCSAKNKKTVPPTKNVKPGPRKSQSPKRAPRAVQPTRELLQARESSKRSREEKVLEWQRSQLAVRSAPIPVSHIKREGERRVRRPRSRGVSPAAIAAALADSDSDTDSEASEEPTTQRLTLSERFGKMAQWSAARCARLENMKITRRESTLHVHIERDEDAAVRDAVAEEYPGLDPAPVGSYPEELLSAAPGGLPSWDDVRVRYDYYKKRGYLRGLTLGDYVKWEEWWYKYQEWLKRERAYERWAEGDGTVTSRRERRRRGGRHRRS, encoded by the exons atcCGTCGAACCCAGCGGGACGTAGGAAGGAGATTGATAATGTCATGAAGCGAGCAAGACAAGCCTCCCCAGGCAGCTGGGATCGCAAGCTCTTAGAAGTTGAGGAGAAAGATCCGAACAg gTCTCCGATAGCTCGTCGTTCCAGGTCACCGATAGGTCGCAGGTCGAGATCTCCGGTGGGGCGAAGGTCCCGTACACCTGTACACCGCTCTCCAAGGAAGTCGCGCTCGCGGAGCCAGAGGCGAAGTCCTAGACGCAGTCCCAGGCGGAGCCCTGTCAG ACGCAGTCCTATTCGCCGCCGTCGAAGCCCCAGCCCTCGCCCGCGACGAGCTAGGCCTCCGCCCCCTGCCCCGCCCCGAGGAGCGCGCCCTCCCAGCCCGCCGGCACCAAGGAAG TCCTCACCGTCTGGATCTTCAGGCAGCAGCTGTTCCGATGAATCCTGCTCAGTTTGCTCGGCCAAGAACAAGAAAACTGTCCCTCCAACTAAGAATGTCAAACCGGG TCCTCGTAAGTCACAATCTCCTAAACGAGCCCCTCGTGCTGTCCAACCGACACGCGAACTGTTGCAAGCCAGAGAGAGCAGCAAGCGGAGCCGGGAGGAAAAG GTATTGGAGTGGCAGCGGTCCCAATTAGCCGTTAGATCAGCCCCAATCCCGGTGTCTCATATCAAGCGTGAGGGCGAGCGGCGCGTGCGGCGCCCTAGATCGAGGGGCGTGTCCCCCGCGGCCATCGCCGCAGCTCTAGCCGACAGCGATTCCGACACAGACAGTGAGGCCAGCGAAGAACCTACCACACAGAG ACTGACTCTATCAGAGCGTTTCGGCAAAATGGCGCAGTGGTCGGCAGCGAGATGTGCAAGACTCGAGAATATGAAAATCACCAGAAGAGAGAGCACTCTGCACGTTCACATAGAGAGGGATGAGGATGCTGCAGTTAGGGATGCCGTAGCAGAGGAATATCC AGGTCTAGACCCAGCACCAGTTGGCAGTTACCCCGAGGAGCTTCTATCAGCTGCGCCCGGGGGCCTACCTTCTTGGGACGATGTCAGGGTCAGATATGACTACTACAAGAAGAGGGGTTACTTACGAG GATTGACTCTCGGCGACTATGTCAAGTGGGAAGAGTGGTGGTACAAGTATCAGGAGTGGCTGAAGAGAGAACGGGCCTATGAACGGTGGGCCGAGGGAGACGGAACTGTTACG AGTCGCCGTGAGAGACGTCGTCGAGGCGGCCGTCACCGGCGCAGCTGA
- the LOC116776833 gene encoding uncharacterized protein LOC116776833 isoform X1 codes for MSSRRNGSVSRAAEAASKNRLHMDRNPQHSRITDPSNPAGRRKEIDNVMKRARQASPGSWDRKLLEVEEKDPNRWRHSGYKQMYLEGASPRRSRSPGKRSRSPIARRSRSPIGRRSRSPVGRRSRTPVHRSPRKSRSRSQRRSPRRSPRRSPVRRSPIRRRRSPSPRPRRARPPPPAPPRGARPPSPPAPRKSSPSGSSGSSCSDESCSVCSAKNKKTVPPTKNVKPGPRKSQSPKRAPRAVQPTRELLQARESSKRSREEKVLEWQRSQLAVRSAPIPVSHIKREGERRVRRPRSRGVSPAAIAAALADSDSDTDSEASEEPTTQRLTLSERFGKMAQWSAARCARLENMKITRRESTLHVHIERDEDAAVRDAVAEEYPGLDPAPVGSYPEELLSAAPGGLPSWDDVRVRYDYYKKRGYLRGLTLGDYVKWEEWWYKYQEWLKRERAYERWAEGDGTVTSRRERRRRGGRHRRS; via the exons atcCGTCGAACCCAGCGGGACGTAGGAAGGAGATTGATAATGTCATGAAGCGAGCAAGACAAGCCTCCCCAGGCAGCTGGGATCGCAAGCTCTTAGAAGTTGAGGAGAAAGATCCGAACAg ATGGCGCCACAGTGGGTACAAGCAAATGTACCTCGAGGGTGCTTCGCCCCGTCGCTCGCGCTCCCCCGGCAAACGCTCTAG gTCTCCGATAGCTCGTCGTTCCAGGTCACCGATAGGTCGCAGGTCGAGATCTCCGGTGGGGCGAAGGTCCCGTACACCTGTACACCGCTCTCCAAGGAAGTCGCGCTCGCGGAGCCAGAGGCGAAGTCCTAGACGCAGTCCCAGGCGGAGCCCTGTCAG ACGCAGTCCTATTCGCCGCCGTCGAAGCCCCAGCCCTCGCCCGCGACGAGCTAGGCCTCCGCCCCCTGCCCCGCCCCGAGGAGCGCGCCCTCCCAGCCCGCCGGCACCAAGGAAG TCCTCACCGTCTGGATCTTCAGGCAGCAGCTGTTCCGATGAATCCTGCTCAGTTTGCTCGGCCAAGAACAAGAAAACTGTCCCTCCAACTAAGAATGTCAAACCGGG TCCTCGTAAGTCACAATCTCCTAAACGAGCCCCTCGTGCTGTCCAACCGACACGCGAACTGTTGCAAGCCAGAGAGAGCAGCAAGCGGAGCCGGGAGGAAAAG GTATTGGAGTGGCAGCGGTCCCAATTAGCCGTTAGATCAGCCCCAATCCCGGTGTCTCATATCAAGCGTGAGGGCGAGCGGCGCGTGCGGCGCCCTAGATCGAGGGGCGTGTCCCCCGCGGCCATCGCCGCAGCTCTAGCCGACAGCGATTCCGACACAGACAGTGAGGCCAGCGAAGAACCTACCACACAGAG ACTGACTCTATCAGAGCGTTTCGGCAAAATGGCGCAGTGGTCGGCAGCGAGATGTGCAAGACTCGAGAATATGAAAATCACCAGAAGAGAGAGCACTCTGCACGTTCACATAGAGAGGGATGAGGATGCTGCAGTTAGGGATGCCGTAGCAGAGGAATATCC AGGTCTAGACCCAGCACCAGTTGGCAGTTACCCCGAGGAGCTTCTATCAGCTGCGCCCGGGGGCCTACCTTCTTGGGACGATGTCAGGGTCAGATATGACTACTACAAGAAGAGGGGTTACTTACGAG GATTGACTCTCGGCGACTATGTCAAGTGGGAAGAGTGGTGGTACAAGTATCAGGAGTGGCTGAAGAGAGAACGGGCCTATGAACGGTGGGCCGAGGGAGACGGAACTGTTACG AGTCGCCGTGAGAGACGTCGTCGAGGCGGCCGTCACCGGCGCAGCTGA